One Terriglobales bacterium genomic region harbors:
- a CDS encoding carboxymuconolactone decarboxylase family protein, which translates to MGAIAQGKLEQAGLAAAERALLNYAQLITESASRSTHEDVDKLRQAGWSDDQISEAVYVIAIFAFFNRVADAFGVPSQNYLQTGRLTP; encoded by the coding sequence GTGGGCGCCATTGCCCAAGGAAAACTGGAACAGGCTGGTCTCGCGGCAGCCGAGCGAGCGCTACTCAACTATGCGCAATTGATCACGGAGTCAGCCAGCCGTTCCACTCACGAAGACGTGGATAAGCTGAGGCAGGCGGGATGGAGCGACGACCAGATTTCGGAGGCGGTGTACGTAATTGCAATATTCGCCTTCTTCAATCGGGTGGCTGATGCCTTTGGGGTGCCCTCCCAGAACTATCTCCAGACAGGTAGGCTCACTCCATGA
- a CDS encoding carboxymuconolactone decarboxylase family protein encodes MTDLPRLATKIHIIEDHEATGDIASAYDFWRTGSGRQQVPGIIKCFGARPDFLRQVVEFSNTVHFSEGHLTRRHKEMLATYVSSLNRCPY; translated from the coding sequence ATGACCGATCTTCCAAGGCTGGCAACCAAGATTCACATTATCGAGGATCACGAAGCCACGGGCGATATTGCCTCCGCATACGACTTCTGGCGGACTGGATCTGGACGGCAGCAGGTTCCGGGGATCATCAAGTGCTTTGGAGCGCGGCCTGACTTTCTGCGTCAGGTTGTGGAGTTCTCAAACACTGTTCACTTCTCGGAAGGGCATCTCACCAGGCGTCACAAGGAGATGCTCGCTACCTATGTTTCTTCTCTGAACCGCTGTCCGTATTGA